One window of Legionella pneumophila subsp. pneumophila str. Philadelphia 1 genomic DNA carries:
- a CDS encoding GIY-YIG nuclease family protein, giving the protein MKSFYAYIMASKRNGTLYVGSTSDLIKRVWEHKNKVIPGFSARYNVHILVYYEVHETYIEAARREKRFKNWCRQWKLNLIEELNPEWRDLYEEICS; this is encoded by the coding sequence ATGAAATCATTTTATGCCTATATTATGGCAAGTAAGCGCAATGGCACCCTATATGTTGGCTCAACATCTGATTTAATTAAGCGGGTCTGGGAGCACAAAAATAAAGTGATTCCAGGGTTTTCAGCACGGTATAATGTACATATCTTGGTCTATTATGAAGTGCATGAAACGTACATAGAAGCTGCTCGTCGTGAGAAACGTTTCAAAAATTGGTGCAGACAGTGGAAGTTAAATTTAATTGAAGAGTTAAATCCAGAATGGCGCGATCTTTATGAAGAAATCTGCAGCTGA
- a CDS encoding arginine repressor has translation MTHDAFLDDLILSIVQTESIAEQSDLQNSLKKRGYEIPQATLSRRLKKMKIAKVSGYYKIIDYNQPGLPLVLNVQVSDFGLIILQTHPGNANSLAYYIDRKYVSFSIKDSANSGILGTIAGDDTVLLIIKSKSDQQKVLDILMKEFPYLFAS, from the coding sequence TTGACTCATGATGCCTTTTTGGATGATTTGATTTTATCGATAGTGCAAACTGAAAGTATTGCGGAACAAAGTGATTTGCAGAACAGCTTAAAAAAAAGAGGGTATGAGATTCCTCAAGCAACCCTTTCTCGTCGCTTAAAAAAAATGAAAATTGCAAAAGTATCCGGTTATTACAAAATCATTGATTACAATCAGCCTGGCTTACCTCTGGTTCTAAATGTCCAGGTCTCTGATTTTGGGCTAATCATCCTGCAAACTCATCCTGGTAATGCAAACAGTCTTGCTTATTATATAGACCGTAAATACGTTTCCTTCAGCATAAAAGACTCTGCAAATTCAGGGATTTTAGGAACTATTGCCGGAGACGACACGGTCTTGCTCATTATTAAAAGTAAATCTGATCAACAAAAAGTTCTTGATATTTTAATGAAGGAATTTCCATATTTATTTGCTTCGTAG
- a CDS encoding ABC transporter substrate-binding protein → MKKICLLLLISSFILISSCNEQKNQNTLRFSTSAEYPPFEYIENGEIKGFDIDLAKLIAKELGKEAVFDNMQFSTVLPALNSGQDDVAIATITITEERKKNFDFSIPYYFEGMAAVFDISQPVKEISQLTGKKIAVQLGTVMEIWLHQNFPNAEITALDNNNQAIEALIAGHVDVVLMDGAQGGVYSKKYPGLSYSILAKANEGYGLVLKKGSPLRDEINSALENLKAKGEIQKLESIWIKGSI, encoded by the coding sequence ATGAAAAAGATTTGTCTTTTGTTATTAATCAGTTCTTTTATACTTATATCCAGTTGTAATGAGCAAAAAAATCAAAATACACTGCGTTTTTCCACTTCAGCAGAATATCCACCTTTTGAATATATTGAAAATGGAGAAATAAAAGGATTTGATATTGATTTGGCAAAATTGATTGCCAAAGAGTTGGGTAAAGAAGCCGTTTTTGACAACATGCAGTTTAGTACGGTTTTGCCTGCATTGAATTCAGGCCAGGATGACGTTGCGATTGCCACAATTACTATTACCGAGGAACGTAAGAAAAATTTTGATTTTTCCATACCTTATTATTTTGAAGGAATGGCTGCCGTTTTTGATATTTCACAACCAGTGAAAGAGATCTCGCAATTAACAGGAAAAAAAATAGCAGTCCAGCTGGGTACTGTCATGGAAATTTGGCTTCATCAAAACTTTCCTAATGCTGAAATTACGGCTTTGGATAATAACAACCAAGCGATAGAAGCTTTAATCGCAGGTCATGTTGATGTGGTCCTTATGGATGGGGCACAAGGGGGTGTTTATAGCAAGAAATATCCAGGGCTGTCTTATTCCATCCTGGCGAAAGCAAATGAAGGTTATGGATTGGTCTTAAAAAAAGGTTCTCCTCTAAGGGATGAAATCAATTCCGCATTGGAAAATCTTAAAGCGAAGGGTGAAATTCAAAAATTGGAATCCATTTGGATAAAGGGGTCAATATGA
- a CDS encoding amino acid ABC transporter permease → MMEVVQNLFFIGKGIVLTMQLLTGGMLIGVLLGSLLSICRHQGIACFVINRFISILRGTPLILQLSFIYFAVPVLLGMRPSILVAGIVAFGLNSSAYFAEILRAGIESLPKGQFEAALTLQIPSFYLWKDIILPQVVRNIFPAMINEMIALLKETALISTIGGMDLMRQAQTLAAQQFTYFMPLCITGFYYYSLVLLLEALGKKIEKRGHYAASH, encoded by the coding sequence ATGATGGAGGTGGTGCAAAATCTGTTTTTCATTGGCAAAGGAATAGTTCTGACTATGCAATTATTAACAGGAGGTATGCTGATTGGAGTATTGCTTGGATCTCTCTTGTCAATTTGCAGACATCAAGGAATCGCTTGCTTTGTTATAAACCGATTCATATCCATATTGAGAGGCACACCACTCATTTTACAATTAAGTTTTATTTATTTCGCAGTGCCTGTTTTATTAGGTATGCGACCAAGTATTTTAGTGGCTGGAATTGTTGCTTTTGGTTTGAATAGTTCGGCTTATTTCGCTGAAATTTTAAGAGCCGGAATTGAGAGTTTACCCAAAGGGCAGTTTGAAGCAGCCCTTACTCTGCAAATTCCTAGCTTTTACTTATGGAAAGATATTATTTTACCTCAAGTGGTAAGAAATATTTTTCCCGCAATGATCAATGAAATGATCGCCTTGTTAAAAGAAACGGCCTTGATTTCTACTATTGGAGGCATGGATTTAATGCGCCAGGCTCAAACATTGGCAGCACAACAATTTACTTACTTTATGCCTTTATGTATCACGGGTTTCTATTACTACAGTTTGGTCTTACTCCTTGAAGCGCTAGGTAAAAAAATCGAAAAAAGGGGACATTATGCTGCAAGTCATTAA
- a CDS encoding amino acid ABC transporter ATP-binding protein gives MLQVINASKKIGNAQVLNEINLSIQANSIVGLVGPSGSGKTTLLRCIQQLESIDSGSIQCEGKSGFMFQDFQLFPHMTVLNNLIYAPSLHDKTADHIANAWALLAMLGLSDKAHSYPQGLSGGQKQRVALARSLMMKPDLLLCDEPTSGLDMATTNDVIALLNTVKTLKITMLIASHDLFFLSNIAERLLVVKQGQLIADFKTQEVPDPILYLQQFYQGEIL, from the coding sequence ATGCTGCAAGTCATTAACGCATCGAAAAAAATCGGCAATGCCCAAGTACTTAATGAGATTAATTTAAGTATTCAAGCAAACAGTATTGTTGGTTTAGTAGGTCCTTCTGGTAGTGGAAAAACAACTTTACTGAGATGCATACAACAATTGGAGTCAATCGATTCAGGCTCTATCCAGTGCGAAGGAAAAAGCGGATTTATGTTTCAGGATTTTCAATTATTTCCGCACATGACAGTACTCAATAACCTAATTTATGCGCCAAGTCTTCACGATAAAACTGCTGATCATATAGCAAACGCGTGGGCTTTACTTGCTATGTTAGGTTTGTCAGACAAAGCTCATTCTTACCCACAAGGATTGTCTGGTGGACAAAAACAACGCGTGGCCTTGGCTAGAAGCTTAATGATGAAACCGGATTTATTGCTTTGTGATGAACCGACTTCTGGTCTTGATATGGCGACCACTAATGATGTCATTGCTTTGTTGAATACAGTGAAGACTCTAAAAATCACTATGCTTATCGCTTCTCATGATTTGTTTTTTTTATCCAATATTGCGGAGCGATTGTTGGTTGTAAAGCAAGGGCAACTAATTGCTGACTTTAAAACCCAAGAGGTGCCTGATCCTATTTTATATCTACAGCAGTTTTACCAGGGGGAAATATTATGA
- a CDS encoding argininosuccinate synthase, which translates to MKKVIKKIALAYSGGLDTSIMIPWLKEHYEHAEVIAVICDLGQQEDLDAIKNKALKSGASKAYVVDVKNEFATQYLWPLVKSGALYEDQYILGTISRPLIAQKLVEIALTEQVNAVAHGATGKGNDQVRFEYSIKALAPQLEIIAPWRTWDIKSRQEAIVYAKAHGIEVPVTPKAPYSRDHNIWYISHEGGVLEDPSQEMPNDVLLMTAPVSQTPDEEEVVVLDFKKGVPVALNGQELSPVDLLNSLNQKAGQHGIGVADIVENRLVGMKIRGIYEAPAAAVLYKAHKLLESLCLTRSTLHLKQSLQQTYANLVYEGRWFSQTKQALDAFIDVTQQHVTGCVKLKLFKGNIIPAGMHSPYSLHHPELATFEEDNVYNQKDAEGFINLFSLSAKIYSQVHQGGNYD; encoded by the coding sequence ATGAAAAAGGTTATTAAAAAAATCGCATTAGCTTATTCAGGTGGCTTGGATACCTCCATCATGATCCCTTGGCTTAAAGAGCATTATGAGCATGCTGAAGTAATCGCTGTGATTTGTGATTTAGGGCAACAGGAAGATCTCGATGCCATAAAAAATAAAGCGCTAAAAAGCGGTGCTTCCAAAGCGTATGTAGTCGATGTGAAGAATGAGTTTGCCACTCAATATCTTTGGCCTTTGGTAAAATCAGGTGCTTTATATGAAGATCAATACATTCTGGGCACTATTTCAAGGCCACTAATTGCTCAAAAGCTTGTTGAAATTGCTTTGACGGAGCAAGTAAATGCCGTTGCACATGGAGCCACCGGTAAAGGGAATGATCAAGTGCGTTTTGAATATTCGATTAAGGCACTTGCACCTCAGCTTGAAATTATTGCTCCCTGGAGAACTTGGGATATTAAATCAAGACAGGAAGCAATTGTGTATGCTAAAGCGCATGGCATTGAGGTACCAGTGACTCCCAAAGCGCCTTATTCTAGAGATCATAACATTTGGTATATTTCTCATGAAGGTGGTGTGCTCGAAGATCCTTCTCAGGAAATGCCGAATGACGTGTTATTAATGACTGCTCCTGTATCACAGACTCCTGATGAAGAGGAAGTGGTTGTTCTTGATTTCAAAAAGGGGGTTCCAGTCGCCTTAAATGGACAAGAACTTTCTCCAGTGGATCTCTTAAATTCATTAAATCAAAAAGCAGGGCAGCATGGTATTGGAGTGGCGGACATTGTTGAAAATCGATTAGTTGGAATGAAAATTCGAGGGATTTATGAAGCACCTGCTGCTGCCGTGCTTTATAAGGCACATAAACTACTGGAGAGTTTATGTCTCACTCGTTCTACGTTACATCTGAAGCAATCTTTACAGCAAACTTATGCCAATTTGGTTTATGAAGGAAGATGGTTTTCTCAAACCAAACAGGCTTTGGATGCATTCATTGATGTGACGCAGCAGCATGTCACAGGCTGTGTTAAGTTAAAGTTATTCAAAGGAAACATTATCCCTGCCGGTATGCATTCTCCCTATAGCTTGCATCATCCCGAATTGGCTACTTTTGAAGAGGATAATGTATACAACCAAAAAGATGCGGAAGGATTCATTAACCTCTTTTCTTTATCCGCTAAAATTTATAGCCAGGTACATCAGGGGGGGAATTATGACTAA
- the argH gene encoding argininosuccinate lyase, which produces MTNKTWGGRFKKSLDSSVNQFNASLSFDHVLFDQDINGSQVHVKQLAKQKILTEAECQEIYSALEEIRTEIKQGQYSFNERDEEDIHMFIEQLLIQKIGDLGKKLHTGRSRNDQVALDLRLYTRDKGCLINELLTRLIDCLDDLTSKHQQDLMPGYTHLQQAQPVTLGAYFNAYQCMFSRDKSRLEDWFKRMNYSPLGAGALAGSTLPLDREWVAESLGFAGIIPNTLDAVSDRDFVIELCSVAAMIMMHLSRLCEDLILWSTQEFNFVTLDDAFATGSSLMPNKKNPDVPELIRGKSGRVYGHLMAILTVMKGLPLAYNKDMQEDKEGLFDTINTIIVCLQMITPFLQSLTFNTPLMRTKAQSGYLDATAILESLVMKGMPFRDAHHQVGAWIAEAIEKQCSLNELLKGG; this is translated from the coding sequence ATGACTAATAAAACATGGGGAGGGCGATTTAAGAAATCTTTGGATAGCAGTGTCAACCAGTTTAATGCGTCATTGTCTTTTGATCATGTGCTTTTTGACCAGGACATTAATGGCAGTCAGGTTCATGTAAAACAATTAGCTAAACAGAAGATTTTAACAGAAGCTGAATGCCAGGAGATTTATTCTGCTCTTGAAGAAATCAGAACAGAGATAAAACAAGGCCAATATTCATTTAATGAACGTGATGAAGAAGACATACATATGTTTATTGAGCAATTGCTGATTCAAAAAATAGGTGATTTGGGTAAGAAATTACACACCGGCCGTAGTCGTAATGATCAAGTGGCTTTGGATCTTCGTTTATATACCAGAGATAAAGGCTGTCTGATTAATGAACTTTTGACAAGGCTTATCGATTGTCTAGATGATCTAACCAGTAAACATCAACAGGATTTAATGCCAGGCTATACTCATTTACAGCAAGCCCAACCTGTTACGTTAGGGGCTTATTTTAACGCGTATCAATGCATGTTTAGCCGAGACAAAAGCAGATTAGAGGATTGGTTTAAACGCATGAATTATTCTCCATTGGGCGCCGGGGCACTGGCAGGAAGTACCTTACCTCTTGATAGAGAATGGGTAGCTGAATCCTTGGGATTTGCAGGGATCATTCCTAATACTCTTGATGCAGTCAGTGACAGGGACTTTGTCATTGAATTATGCAGTGTTGCTGCAATGATTATGATGCATCTCTCCAGATTGTGTGAAGATTTGATTCTATGGTCTACCCAGGAGTTTAATTTTGTTACATTGGATGATGCGTTTGCTACAGGCTCTTCATTGATGCCTAACAAAAAAAATCCCGATGTTCCTGAATTGATTCGTGGCAAATCAGGACGAGTTTATGGTCATCTAATGGCCATTTTAACGGTAATGAAGGGGTTGCCCCTGGCTTATAACAAAGACATGCAGGAGGATAAAGAAGGATTATTTGATACGATTAATACGATAATCGTTTGCCTGCAAATGATAACTCCTTTTTTGCAAAGTCTGACTTTTAATACCCCGTTAATGAGAACCAAAGCTCAAAGTGGTTACCTTGATGCAACTGCCATTCTGGAGTCATTAGTGATGAAGGGTATGCCTTTTCGTGATGCGCACCATCAAGTTGGGGCATGGATTGCAGAAGCGATAGAAAAACAATGTTCACTGAATGAATTATTAAAAGGAGGCTAA
- the argF gene encoding ornithine carbamoyltransferase, with product MSFSTSTNLTPIEMQDDGLEKIQSQNNPCAINEVKTNTFVINLQQAIFGLETGSEAVDFVSHKDTGFPFPAGEYKPRHFLTGTELAREEIQFILSQARSLKQNPGLYNQALANKSLVMIFEKPSFRTRLSFALAIQSMGGIVVESIANSRKQETPADMARVLNGYADFVMVRTHEDSFLQEMAEYSKIPIINGLSALHHPCQILADLLSLEEQFGALKGLTLTYIGDGNNILHSLMLLAPQLGVTVHYCCPKSNQPNEAIVKEAQSKAGKQMIYYFDKPEEAVKQADAVYTDVWTSMGFDNPEAGKIFKGFQVNETLMSHAKPDSVFMHCMPMERGKEVSATLPDSASSIIFTQSENRMHVQKALMLFLDQ from the coding sequence ATGTCTTTTTCCACCTCAACCAATTTGACTCCTATTGAAATGCAAGACGATGGCCTTGAAAAAATTCAATCTCAGAATAACCCATGTGCAATTAATGAAGTGAAGACCAATACTTTTGTCATTAATTTACAACAAGCTATTTTTGGCCTGGAGACGGGTAGTGAGGCCGTTGATTTTGTTTCTCATAAAGATACAGGCTTTCCATTTCCTGCCGGTGAATACAAACCAAGACATTTTCTTACTGGCACAGAGTTAGCAAGGGAGGAAATTCAGTTTATCTTAAGCCAGGCTCGCTCTCTAAAACAAAACCCGGGATTATATAATCAGGCACTTGCCAATAAAAGTTTGGTAATGATTTTTGAAAAACCTTCCTTTAGAACCCGTTTGAGTTTTGCTTTAGCGATTCAGAGTATGGGGGGGATCGTTGTTGAAAGCATCGCTAACTCAAGAAAGCAGGAGACTCCAGCTGATATGGCTAGAGTTTTAAATGGCTATGCTGATTTTGTAATGGTCAGAACACATGAGGACAGTTTTTTGCAAGAAATGGCCGAATATTCCAAAATCCCTATTATTAATGGCCTCTCCGCATTGCATCACCCTTGTCAAATTCTTGCTGACTTGCTAAGTCTTGAAGAACAGTTCGGTGCTTTGAAAGGATTAACCCTCACTTACATAGGGGATGGCAATAATATTTTGCATAGTTTGATGCTTTTAGCACCGCAGTTAGGTGTCACTGTGCATTATTGTTGCCCAAAATCAAATCAGCCTAATGAGGCTATTGTTAAGGAGGCCCAAAGCAAGGCAGGGAAACAAATGATTTATTATTTTGATAAACCAGAGGAGGCCGTGAAGCAAGCGGATGCCGTTTATACTGATGTGTGGACAAGTATGGGATTTGATAATCCTGAAGCGGGGAAGATTTTTAAAGGGTTTCAGGTTAATGAAACATTAATGTCCCATGCAAAACCCGATTCAGTGTTTATGCATTGCATGCCTATGGAAAGGGGAAAAGAGGTTTCTGCCACTTTACCCGACAGCGCGTCATCCATCATTTTTACTCAGAGTGAGAATAGGATGCATGTACAAAAGGCCTTGATGTTATTTTTGGATCAATAG
- a CDS encoding adenosine deaminase family protein, whose protein sequence is MNITRLLAFFTSSFFLCPTYASVDSYFSHIKKDSSALYAFFKTMPKGGELHYHLAGGAYPETMLALAANGNYCLDKHTFAVSKDSSHCEGVNVKEVFNNPELYSNIIKDWSMKDFIPGKESGHDHFFNGFIKYMPIVFDYQPQLLADIVQRAAQQKAQYLEIMTIPDNAQSLTYGDLIKDIPSYDQKRRLLLANKDFQSNIQNTVLESDRILTKASQELRCNENPASDSCHVKIKFLYYVLREQPVDNVFAQALNAFEAVSKSKGNLIGVNLVQPEDGIISLRDYQKHMSIFEYLHRIYPNVPITLHAGELSPQAVTPENLSHHIRDALLIGHAQRIGHGVDIGYENNAEDTLKYMANHHIPVEINLISNLKILDISGSNHPLNYYLSHNVPVVLSTDDEGVLRTDLTQQYVEAAKEHGLSYQQLKQINRNTLTYSFLPGKSIWANADKAELVPDCHDLGSKSCQKFIAHNEKAKLQWNLEQQLIAFEKSY, encoded by the coding sequence ATGAACATTACCAGATTACTCGCATTTTTTACCAGTTCCTTTTTTTTGTGTCCAACATACGCCAGTGTTGATTCCTATTTTAGTCATATAAAAAAGGATTCCAGTGCCCTTTATGCCTTTTTTAAAACAATGCCCAAGGGTGGCGAGTTACATTATCATTTGGCTGGAGGAGCCTATCCTGAGACCATGCTGGCGCTCGCCGCAAATGGCAACTACTGCCTGGATAAACACACCTTTGCCGTCAGTAAAGATTCTTCTCATTGTGAGGGAGTTAATGTTAAAGAAGTCTTTAACAACCCTGAACTCTATTCCAACATCATTAAAGACTGGTCTATGAAAGATTTTATACCGGGTAAAGAATCTGGCCACGATCATTTTTTCAATGGATTTATCAAATACATGCCTATAGTTTTTGATTATCAACCGCAATTGCTTGCTGATATTGTTCAACGTGCCGCACAGCAAAAAGCACAATACTTGGAAATTATGACAATCCCAGACAATGCCCAGTCATTAACTTATGGGGATTTAATCAAGGATATTCCATCGTATGACCAAAAAAGACGCTTGTTATTAGCGAATAAAGATTTTCAAAGCAACATACAAAATACCGTTTTGGAAAGTGACCGAATTCTTACCAAAGCATCTCAAGAGTTACGCTGCAACGAGAACCCTGCTTCCGACTCCTGCCATGTAAAAATTAAATTCCTCTATTATGTGCTCAGAGAGCAGCCTGTTGATAACGTCTTTGCCCAAGCATTGAACGCTTTTGAGGCTGTATCGAAATCCAAGGGGAATTTAATCGGGGTAAACCTCGTGCAGCCGGAAGATGGAATTATTTCTTTGCGTGATTACCAAAAGCACATGTCCATCTTTGAATACCTGCATCGAATATACCCGAATGTTCCGATCACCTTACATGCCGGAGAATTATCTCCTCAGGCAGTAACACCAGAAAATCTAAGTCATCATATTCGCGATGCACTGCTGATTGGGCACGCCCAAAGAATTGGCCACGGTGTGGATATCGGTTATGAAAACAATGCAGAAGATACCTTAAAATACATGGCTAACCATCACATACCCGTTGAAATCAATTTGATTAGTAATTTAAAAATTCTGGATATATCTGGCTCCAATCATCCTCTTAATTATTATCTTTCCCATAATGTACCTGTCGTTTTATCCACTGATGACGAAGGAGTGCTAAGAACGGACTTAACCCAACAATATGTAGAGGCGGCTAAAGAACATGGCCTTAGTTATCAACAATTAAAACAAATTAATAGAAACACATTAACTTATTCCTTCTTACCTGGGAAAAGCATATGGGCTAATGCGGATAAAGCCGAATTGGTTCCTGATTGTCATGACCTTGGGAGCAAAAGTTGTCAAAAATTTATTGCGCACAACGAAAAAGCAAAATTGCAATGGAATCTGGAACAACAATTAATTGCCTTTGAGAAGAGTTACTAA
- a CDS encoding ABC transporter substrate-binding protein codes for MPYFYTRLAPLFFVFVIALIFINFSYAHEFQTDSKNKHKVDVHIGIYAPFSSHSAFIGRNILAAMEMGSERLQSSDIHYSFYTLDQLPKNKNAGLVLQKFIDTHHINVLVTGGKETGLIAAPIAKKNNLIHFSLTNNTEVADGRNNFIVWSPAYDQAKVLVNELKRQQVHHLGIITANQPSSTALTHSVIKQLQSDSHIDVAASEYFEPGNKDFSRLTNRIKRKNADMYLVMASPEDIKLIQEQMEADKQHVPITSIVERATPEVVKVFEGQWYVDSHEMQPDFINEFKQNYLNYPVTEAGYAFDLFQLLNKSIVMAIRTQGSPTTSQEVVHQLHDIANGTGVMGTMVLDSKGSLFTKSEVKTVKNGEIHTV; via the coding sequence ATGCCCTATTTCTATACAAGATTGGCGCCTTTGTTTTTTGTATTCGTTATCGCACTTATTTTTATAAATTTTTCCTATGCCCATGAATTTCAAACTGATTCAAAAAATAAACATAAAGTGGATGTTCACATAGGTATCTATGCTCCGTTTTCCAGTCATTCAGCTTTTATTGGAAGAAATATTCTGGCTGCAATGGAAATGGGCAGCGAACGGTTACAGTCCTCCGATATTCATTATTCATTTTATACTCTGGATCAACTTCCTAAAAATAAGAATGCTGGTCTTGTGCTGCAAAAATTTATTGATACTCATCATATCAATGTGTTGGTGACTGGAGGTAAAGAAACGGGGTTAATAGCAGCTCCCATAGCAAAGAAAAACAATTTGATTCATTTTAGTCTGACCAACAATACTGAAGTTGCAGACGGCAGAAATAATTTTATCGTCTGGAGTCCAGCTTATGACCAAGCCAAGGTTTTGGTTAACGAACTAAAACGTCAGCAGGTCCATCACTTGGGAATTATTACGGCAAATCAACCGTCCTCAACCGCTTTGACGCATAGTGTTATAAAACAATTACAGTCTGATTCTCATATTGATGTGGCTGCCTCCGAGTATTTTGAACCTGGAAATAAGGATTTTTCAAGATTAACTAACAGAATTAAAAGAAAAAATGCAGATATGTATTTGGTAATGGCATCACCTGAGGATATTAAATTAATACAAGAGCAAATGGAGGCAGATAAACAGCATGTGCCCATTACCAGTATAGTTGAGCGCGCTACTCCAGAAGTGGTAAAGGTATTTGAAGGTCAATGGTATGTTGATTCTCATGAGATGCAGCCTGATTTTATTAATGAATTTAAACAAAATTATTTAAATTATCCTGTAACTGAAGCAGGTTACGCGTTTGATTTATTTCAGCTTTTGAACAAAAGCATAGTAATGGCGATAAGAACACAAGGTTCTCCTACTACAAGCCAGGAAGTCGTTCATCAACTCCATGACATTGCCAATGGAACAGGCGTAATGGGAACCATGGTATTGGACAGTAAGGGTTCTTTATTTACCAAATCTGAAGTGAAAACTGTGAAAAATGGCGAGATTCATACTGTCTAG
- a CDS encoding S41 family peptidase, with translation MVIKKLFSSTLALVYALTLMLPLTAFSAEETNSNYSNTKRIPLEDVQRFSNAIGEIKKYYVKPVDDKELFDNAIRGMLTGLDPHSSYLNEEEFKELQTSTSGEFGGLGIEVTMEEGVVKVITPLVDTPAFKAGIKSGDYIIKLGKESVQGLSLKDAVNLMRGKPGTTIELTILRKGVNKPLTFDLIREVIQIKSVKSKMLSEGYGYIRLTQFQALTGKDMIKAIEQLKQQAGGKLKGLVLDLRNNPGGLLDSAIQVSDAFLGNDKAGKQEMIVYTEGRLPGSKFTALANPGDVLDNAPIVVLINNGSASASEIVAGALKDNKRAIILGTKSFGKGSVQTVLPLDGKTGIKLTTALYYTPSGVSIQAKGIIPDIIVEEVDVPKNAVKKDTLAGFTEADLNGHLINKDNSENTESKNNQIQTGDLIHEDYQLYAALTVLEGMALANR, from the coding sequence ATGGTTATTAAGAAACTTTTTTCCAGTACTTTGGCATTGGTTTATGCCCTAACTCTGATGCTGCCTTTGACCGCGTTTTCGGCTGAAGAAACCAATTCAAATTATTCTAATACAAAACGAATTCCGTTGGAAGATGTGCAACGGTTTTCCAATGCCATCGGTGAAATAAAGAAATACTATGTCAAACCAGTTGATGATAAAGAATTATTTGATAACGCAATTCGCGGGATGCTAACCGGCCTTGATCCGCATTCCAGTTATCTCAATGAAGAGGAATTTAAGGAGTTGCAAACATCAACCAGCGGTGAATTTGGTGGTTTAGGTATCGAAGTGACCATGGAAGAAGGTGTTGTTAAAGTAATCACTCCTCTTGTAGACACTCCAGCATTTAAAGCGGGAATCAAATCTGGCGATTATATTATTAAACTGGGTAAAGAGTCCGTTCAAGGTCTTTCTCTTAAAGACGCTGTTAATTTAATGCGCGGCAAACCAGGTACTACCATAGAATTAACTATCTTGAGAAAAGGTGTAAACAAACCTTTAACTTTTGACTTAATTCGAGAAGTTATTCAAATAAAAAGTGTAAAAAGCAAAATGCTAAGCGAAGGTTATGGTTACATTCGATTGACTCAATTTCAGGCTTTAACTGGAAAAGACATGATTAAAGCAATCGAACAATTAAAACAACAAGCAGGCGGGAAATTGAAAGGGTTAGTATTGGATTTAAGAAATAACCCCGGGGGTTTACTTGATTCAGCTATCCAGGTATCCGATGCTTTTCTTGGCAATGACAAGGCAGGTAAGCAAGAAATGATAGTCTATACGGAAGGCAGACTACCTGGTTCTAAATTCACCGCCCTGGCCAATCCAGGGGATGTGTTAGACAATGCGCCTATCGTTGTCTTAATTAATAATGGTTCTGCCTCTGCTTCAGAAATTGTCGCTGGGGCATTAAAAGATAATAAAAGAGCTATAATCCTTGGTACAAAGAGTTTTGGAAAAGGATCCGTTCAAACCGTATTACCTCTTGATGGCAAAACCGGAATAAAACTAACCACAGCACTTTATTACACTCCATCAGGAGTCTCCATTCAAGCCAAAGGAATAATTCCTGACATCATTGTAGAAGAAGTAGACGTTCCTAAAAATGCAGTCAAAAAAGACACTCTCGCTGGTTTTACTGAAGCGGACCTTAATGGGCACTTGATTAACAAAGACAATTCAGAAAACACTGAATCCAAAAACAACCAAATTCAAACCGGAGATTTAATACACGAGGATTATCAGTTATATGCGGCACTCACCGTATTGGAAGGAATGGCGTTAGCTAACAGATAA